The sequence gttaaaagcttctcaGGGGGCCACAAAAATTAAAGCTGACATttgatttgtgtttttccttcaatcaGGATCATGTGatcttctcaacaggttggatggcaactaaacattaccgtgggcctagGAAGTATTTAATGATGGTGAGTCAATCACCACTAccatttgtgttgtggtccaaaTGAAAGatggatctacttcatgtttGGTATCAAGttctaaaattagctggaaaaacggatggacggcgtggatttacaaAAACaatccatcagggtgggccccacggtaagggtaacgcTCACTAACGTGGTACCCGAGTAACACCTAAACTGCGGTCCTGGCAATCGCCTGGCATTCCATGCTGTCGAGTTTCAATAGAAAGGCAGAGCGAGAGGCCTGTAGTGCACACACGTGACAGTAGGGGACTCGTATTccgagatccaggccgttcatctgaTAGGTCACCAGCCATGCACGTGTGCCGTGATCAGAAAAGGCTGGTCCAGTCATGAGGAAGTGGTCCACGTGGTGGAACTGAAAGGGGATGGTACAgaagaggtggggtccacctgatgaacgtcCAACAGGATATGTACACGTGGGAGGAGGAGGATGTAGCAGACGTtcaaataggagagagagaggtcaCATGGAGAATAGGGGAGTGAGAGAAAGGACCGATGGGCCTCCATTTTCGAGCCGAGGGATGGGCTCAGAATAACAGATCCGATGTGATGGCTGatagagtggggcccaccgagtcaGCTTTACACGCTCGAGCCTCAAGGCTGGCAATGATTGACTGGTCAACAAACAAACCCTCAGTTTCTTTTTCTCACTCCATCCATCGTATCCGTATAAAGAGGCAAAACATGACATGTCTCTCTCTCatcctatcttttttttttttttttttttaaataaaaattttatatatatatatatatatatatatatatatatatatataaattattattatttttccacgtagaaaaagaaaaaaaaaaagaaagaaagaaaacaaataaaaaaaaaaaaaaaaaccccccatCATAGAAAGCTAGAGAGGTCCATGTAGGCATATATCACAGTTGTGAATTATTCGACAGCACCCTCCCAGAAAAAGTTGTACTCCTTCCTGGATGAGGTGTCACTTGATACACTGGCACCCTGTTTCTGTCCACACTCCCCACCTTACCCGCCCATCATACCCTTCTTTCTGTCCACACTCCCCACCTTACCCACCCATCACATAAGGGGTATCTTCTAGAcatcacttatatatatatatatatatatatatatggatggttCAAGTTGAGTTACATGTATGTCATGTATATAGTGTCATCAAACTCCACCatgtaccattttttttttctctctctttcttaggacCAAGTATGGATTTATCAGTTAAAGCTACTATGGATTCATAAATAGCAAACACCATCCAATAATACTCAAATAATTTTCTGACCGTACACATAAGAggcatgaaaataagaaaaattataGTACTTTGTAGGTGTAAATCAACTGCCTGCTCCCTCAATGCCTAAAGGACTTGGGACCTATATCTTTTCTTCATCAACCCGTACAAAATGCCCCCAGATGAGAAAAAAAACCTCTAGCTAGGGACCCAAGTCACTGTTACATCCGCACTGGCAGATGGAATGCACATGACATCCACCTCTTCTTTTTGTATAACCTGAAAACCATGTCCCTATTCCATACAGTCTGGCGCACAGTGACACGTATGAAAGCCTGTGACCCGTTTAATTAACTCAGTTTCCGTATCACAATAAGGTTTGGGAATTGAAATTTTCACCCACCCAATTCCATGGACACGCCTAATGAATCACcaagagaataaaaaaatttgggtgtatctatcaaaaagGGGTGGGCCcaaatggtggcccactacaacAGCTGAAGTTAGTAGGAATTTGCAGGTGGTCGTGAGTGGAATCAATGATTGTTGTAAACAAGATAACAGTATCCATGGAAAGTTCAATCAATTGGGGGGGTGTGAAAGGTAAATCTTTCTTGCTTAGTAGGTTGTTGTGAGTGTGACTCTCAACTATCTAAGGCTCCAATCATAGCTAGGAATCTCTTTCAAACCAAAGACCTGGCTTCAAGTACATGATGCCAACCTATACTGGATGATTTTCTAGATGACCTTAGGATTATATTCCACTGGAAGCCAATGAGAGTCTACTTCCTGACCATCTCTGAAATTTGGGTCCCTCTCCCAATTTCAAACTGACTCAAAAGCCTATAATGATGTGGGTTTGTACATGCATCAAagtaaataaaaaggaaaaagaaaagcatctttttttattttttatttttattttttataccaatCTTAGCTTTACCATGGGATCTATCTTTTGAGATAAGATTACAAATATCCAAGTTCATACATATAGTTCCCCCCCTATGTTCCATGGGTTAGAAGTCTTTTGGCATTTGATCATGGTGATGATGGGAACCATGACTTGGGTTTCAGTTTGAATCAATGATTCGCATCTGTCTGCGGTCCACGTCCGCGTGCTCTTTGGATGGGTCATGTTGAACGGACCCTTTTCATGTCATTTATCCTTAGTCCGCTCAGTTTGCTCACCTCATCTGACTTGATCTGGAAATATCTACTCACTTGGTGGCATTCACCATACATTTCGTCGTCGACGTGTCGCACGCTTGTAGCATGCCAATGTGGCCCTAAGACATGATTGGTATTAGAAGTGGGGACTGTCCTGTAACCTTCACTGTATGCTGAGTTGATGTGAAGTGTCCAGGGCATCTGATTACACGGCGAATCCATGTCCAATCTTTATTCTGTGGTTCATtggccttttattttattttatttttaaattccttTTATACATGAGATTGTATTCCTAACCTCACCTCaactatcaaatggatggagaaaaaaaaaaaaaatcatcaatgcATCACATGTTGCAATATATGGTTGTGCCTTGAAGATGGATTAGAACAATATGGGATTGATAAGCTGTTTTATATTGTTGAAGAGATAAATAGTAAAATGGGATACTTGCAAACAGGAATTACATGCATTCATAATCACTTGGATGAAAAAGCTTCCTTTCCCTGGAAATGGAGAGTTTTTACAAGTTAGATGAGGATTAAGATGGCAATCAATGGGGTAAATTCTAGTCTAGACAAAGAGGGCTCTTCTTTTTTTAACTAACTTCTTACAAGAGTGTGTCATTTCCTAATTGCGCACACAACAATCACACCATAAAAGCAAGTCTTGTGGAGCATTTCCATGTCTGCTGACGCCCTCCTTTCGAATCGCTTGAACAGCTCGTCCGAGAGCTTGGGCCCCAGGTAGGCCTCCACGATCGGTTTGAGAGTCGCTCTGACCAGGTTTGCTTTAGCTCTTCCATAGGACACTGGATCCTTGATCCACTCCTCTTGCTTCTCCTTTGAATGCTCAAGGATTCTTTGGTACTCTAATGTCTGGATCTCAAACCCAGTACATAGATCGAAAGCCACCTTTACTTCGTCCGTACTTCTCATGTACGCTGGGATGTTGAATGTGTCCCTCAGCTCCTCATCGATCAATCCCTATGAAGAAAAAACCGAAGtgcaaaaacaaaaagaagaagaagaaaaaagaatcaaCTAAGTACTCCAATAATTCCATTTCATTAGACAAAGTACAGACAAATTCAAGAACATAATCACAAGCACTGGAGTTTGTCCAATAGATGAAGGTTAGTATGGTCTTTAAGATGTGGGCCAAGGATGGGTGTCTAGAACAAAATTCTAGTGATTGAATATTGATAAAGCATACGGGAAAAGGGACCTAGTACCACCACACAAATCCAACTACACTAAAAAGAATATAGAATTTTATCCAACATGAGtctacaagaaaaaagaaaaaaagaaagaagcttCATACCCAAGTCAAAGGCTCATTTGGATTTGGTGTGTCAAGGCTTGTAAGAGCCAATGAAAGGGGTTTTCAAAGACAAAGGGAGGAGAACTCCCATAGTAGAAGAAGCTCATCACAAGTCACAAACTGAAGGGGTTGTGCATGCATTAATGAGAGGTGGGATGGAGACAAGAGAGGGAAAGCAAAGGGAGATGTGGTGTCATGCTGGTTTTAAGGTGGGGAGGAAGGTTTTACATTGAATTTCTGGGGATCACATTTACTAATAATACACACCTCATTTAATAGGTCTTCCCATGCTTGATCCATGGAGCTGGTGAAGGGATGCTTGGCCCTTGAATCAGGGTCTCCCAACTGGTTCTCTGGTGGTTGCGATCCCTGCCGCCCCGCCATCAATATGAACAGCACTCCACCCACCACAATCTCCTCCCTCCGGCATCGTAAGAAGGCCATCAGATCCTCTTCTGATTGCTTGGCGTAAGCTTCCACCACCTCCTTCTTCGCTCCGTCAATCCAGGCCCTCCCTTTGTTCCATGCTGGTGATCTCTTGTCCAAAACCACCTCTGGTATCTATCCAATTCAACACACCCACAAGCAAAAAATCGAAAAGGAAAAGGAATTAAAGAGAATGAGAACAAAACCCATGCACATTCATGTTTGCCACCAACTTTCTAGCCCATCtaacagaaagaaaaagaaaaccatcTAGCTTGGTTTGTTACCAACTTTCAGACTACCCAGCAAAAATACCCATATAGAGTGATGTTTGTTACCAACTTCTAGAGTACCCaacaagaaaataagagagaaaaactCATGAAATTGAGTTGTTAATACCTTTTAATCCTGCCAAACAAAAAACAATTTCGAAATACTcatccaatatgatgtatgttacTAGATTTCTATATATCGTACCCAACAGAAAAGAAAGTGAGAGAAACCCATCAAGTCTGGTGTTTGATACAAACTTTCTAGACTACCCAACAAAAAATaatgaggaaaaaagaaaaatcatctgAAATATTGTTTGCTGCTTCTATTCtacccaaccaaaaaaaaaaagaaagaagggagaagataaattcacatgttaaaagtgTATAAAAACACATGGAAACAAAACAAGGAAGGAATATCAAAACACCTGAGACAGCCAATGTAAGGCGCTTAGGCTCACTGCCATGTGAAGCTTCCCCTTAGGAAAGAGCCTATAGTAGAAGGAACCGGGAACGCCTGCTGCGTAGTAATGTTGCTTCTTGCTATCATGTAATGTCGGCAATGAGCGGAAGAGTGAATTGAAATCATTTGATGGGAGATCAGAGAAGAAGGCCTCAAATTCGGGCACACAGCCACACTCCTTGTCATAACGTCGCCTTAAGCTCTCGACCAACAATTCAATGGTGGCCAATGTATTGTACCCAGTAGCACACCCCAGGTCAGCTATACGAAGTGATGCTTCACCCTCAAAAAGCTTCATTGAATGAATAGCTTGTATGAGCAAAGGCTTGGATAGGGTGATTGCCGAAGCGGGGGCCTCAGAGTTCTTGGCGTAGCTACCGTCGTCGTCTCCACCTTGCATACATAGTATTCTGTGGAGATCTCCTGTCCATGTCCATGTTTGGCACTCATCCTTCATGGGTTTGAACTCCATGCTCTCTTTGATACAAGAAATAGGCATTAGCTTTGGAGGATCCATGTGGGTTGTTTTAGAAGAAgaagtatgagagagagagagagagagagagagagagagagagagagagagagagagagagagctcttacTGTCTGGTTTCATGGTGCACGCTGGCTAGTAAAGGAACATATATAGTAGAATAGGAGGTGGGCTTTGGTCCCACAgtaagggaatgagagagagagagagagagagagagagagagatggtcccACCCACAGTAAgggaattagagagagagagagagatggtcccACAGTAAgggaattagagagagagagagagatggtcccACAGTAAGggaattaaagagagagagagagatggtcccACAGTAAGggaattaaagagagagagagagatggtctcACGgtaagggaatgagagagagagagagagagagagagagagagagagagagagagagagagagctcttacTGTCTGGTTTCATGGTGCACGCTGGCTAGTAAAGGAACATATATAGTAGAATAGGAGGTGGGCTTTGGTCCCATAGTAAgggaattagagagagagagagagatggtcccACCCACAGTAAgggaattagagagagagagagatggtcccACAGTAAGggaattaaagagagagagagagatggtcccACGGTCGTAAGGGAATTAAAGAGAGAGATGGTCCCACGGTCAgggaattagagagagagagagatggtcccACCgtaagggaatgagagagagagagagagttattccACTTTTGTCTCAAGATATGCATTGGGATTACCCAATCATTATTCCCTTTGTTATAATCAGGCAAGTGATTGACATGAGAGCTATTCATTACTCAACTCCCatttctttttttccatcttagaTTTCTTTCTATAAGGGTAATTAAGCTGCTTCTTTCATTCTCATTCTCCCCGAAGTACCCCTCTTTCTTTTCCTTCGTATCTGATTTTATTCAATAatcattacttttttttttcctttctaacACATGCTTGCCTCTCACGCCCCCCATCTATGGATAATTTGGAAtcaacctctctgtctctctcttccttcctttaaAATCCATTGCATCTTCTTGATGCAGATTCCCCCTTTCCTCCAGAATGattattagaaaaaagaaaaaagaaaaaatcataaatTATTCTTTAATCAATCAATGgtcatgatttgttacatttcCAGCACACCCACATAGTATAGCAGCAGGGAATCCAGACCACCCATCTACTGCATTCTGCCAAGAATGACTCAAGGTACAAAAGGCATGGTTACTTGAGATGTCAGTCTCATTGCCATCCGATCAATGGTTGAATTATGTTCCTCTCAAGTAGCAGATGCTATTAGATGGGATATGCAAGAAAGGACAATTATGAGTCTACTTTTCATAAGTACTTTTCCCCTCTTTTTGTAAacaattcatcttatttatttattttttaatttctttcccatAAATCCCCTTTTCACTAGCTAGTGATGCACTGGGACCAGATTGAAAGTTGGCATGATCTTATATAACAATTGCTAGATATGGTTGCTCCAACACCCATTAATTTATAAAACTCTATGGGGATTTTGAAGGACAAGATAAAGAAGATTCTAGCCTCAGTCTGCTCTCATTCCAGCTATGTTGAGAACCATTCATATAGGTGAGTTGTGAGAAATCGACATGAGGAGATTTCACTTGTGAGCTAGAGGCTATCAATTTCGGATTGGCAGTATTCAATGTCATGCGTGTATTACTGTCGCCAGATGAGACTTTAAGATTAGTCTCTTTCAGCTGAGAGATATAAAATAATAGCATGTACCCAAAAAATCCGTACCGCCATTCATCTCCTAGAAGACTAGATCATGGCCCATGAAGAGATTGTTTCTTTTTATGCTTGACATGAGGATTGACGTATTTGACTGAAGTGAATAACGTTCGCCCCTGCACGCCCACGGATCAGCATCTAGATATTCAAACACCCAAGAAATCCTGAGAAGAGATATCATTCA is a genomic window of Magnolia sinica isolate HGM2019 chromosome 15, MsV1, whole genome shotgun sequence containing:
- the LOC131227768 gene encoding gibberellic acid methyltransferase 2, with the translated sequence MDPPKLMPISCIKESMEFKPMKDECQTWTWTGDLHRILCMQGGDDDGSYAKNSEAPASAITLSKPLLIQAIHSMKLFEGEASLRIADLGCATGYNTLATIELLVESLRRRYDKECGCVPEFEAFFSDLPSNDFNSLFRSLPTLHDSKKQHYYAAGVPGSFYYRLFPKGKLHMAVSLSALHWLSQIPEVVLDKRSPAWNKGRAWIDGAKKEVVEAYAKQSEEDLMAFLRCRREEIVVGGVLFILMAGRQGSQPPENQLGDPDSRAKHPFTSSMDQAWEDLLNEGLIDEELRDTFNIPAYMRSTDEVKVAFDLCTGFEIQTLEYQRILEHSKEKQEEWIKDPVSYGRAKANLVRATLKPIVEAYLGPKLSDELFKRFERRASADMEMLHKTCFYGVIVVCAIRK